One segment of Pseudomonas pohangensis DNA contains the following:
- a CDS encoding ABC transporter permease produces MNFDLYGFGPALAAGTLMTIKLALCSLTLGLVLGLLGALGKTSPHKPLQWLGGGYSTLVRGVPELLWVLLIYFGSVTLMRNIGELLNLPGLELNAFAAGTIALGLCFGAYATEVFRGAILAIPKGHREAGQALGLGKTRIFWRIILPQMWRIALPGLGNLFMILMKDTALVSVIGLEEIMRRSQIAVTASKEPFTFFLVAAFIYLGLTVIAMSTMYFLEKRAGRGFSRSAA; encoded by the coding sequence ATGAATTTCGATCTCTACGGATTCGGCCCGGCTCTGGCAGCCGGCACCCTGATGACCATCAAGCTGGCGCTCTGTTCGCTTACGCTGGGTCTGGTGCTGGGATTGCTCGGCGCACTGGGCAAAACCTCACCGCACAAGCCTTTGCAATGGCTGGGCGGCGGCTATTCAACGCTGGTCCGTGGAGTACCAGAACTACTCTGGGTGCTGCTGATCTATTTCGGCAGTGTCACCCTGATGCGCAATATCGGCGAACTCCTCAACCTTCCCGGTCTTGAGCTGAACGCCTTCGCAGCGGGCACCATCGCTCTCGGGCTGTGCTTTGGCGCCTATGCAACCGAAGTCTTTCGCGGCGCCATTCTGGCGATCCCCAAGGGTCACCGTGAAGCCGGACAGGCCCTGGGCCTGGGCAAAACGAGAATTTTCTGGCGGATCATTCTGCCGCAAATGTGGCGTATCGCCCTTCCCGGTCTGGGCAATCTGTTCATGATTCTGATGAAAGACACCGCTCTGGTATCGGTCATCGGTCTGGAAGAAATCATGCGCCGCTCGCAGATAGCCGTGACTGCCAGCAAGGAACCGTTCACCTTTTTCCTGGTCGCGGCCTTTATCTATCTGGGCCTGACCGTGATTGCCATGAGCACCATGTATTTTCTTGAAAAACGCGCAGGTCGCGGCTTCTCCAGGAGTGCCGCATGA
- a CDS encoding ABC transporter substrate-binding protein, producing MKNYKKLLFAAVTTLALGTSAVAAEKLKVGTEGAYPPFNLIDASGKVVGFDIDIANALCAQMKVECEIVTSDWDGIIPALNAKKFDMIVASMSITDERKQAVDFTNPYYTNKLQFIAPKSSDLKTDKASLKGKVIGAQRATIAGTWLEDNLGDVVEIKLYDTQENAYLDLSSGRVDGVLADKFVNWEWLKSDAGKAYEFKGEPVFDNDKIAIAVRKNDTELTNKLNAALKAIVDNGTYKTINDKYFPFSIY from the coding sequence ATGAAAAACTACAAAAAACTTCTGTTCGCTGCCGTCACCACGCTCGCACTCGGCACCAGTGCTGTGGCTGCTGAAAAGCTGAAAGTCGGTACCGAGGGCGCATACCCTCCCTTCAACCTGATCGACGCCAGCGGCAAAGTCGTCGGCTTCGACATCGACATCGCCAACGCTCTCTGTGCGCAAATGAAAGTCGAATGCGAAATCGTCACTTCCGACTGGGACGGCATCATTCCTGCGCTGAACGCGAAGAAGTTCGACATGATTGTTGCCTCGATGTCGATCACCGACGAGCGCAAGCAGGCAGTTGACTTCACCAACCCCTACTACACCAACAAGCTGCAGTTCATTGCGCCGAAAAGCTCTGACCTGAAGACCGACAAGGCCAGCCTGAAGGGCAAGGTAATTGGCGCTCAGCGTGCCACCATCGCCGGCACCTGGCTGGAAGACAACCTCGGTGACGTGGTTGAAATCAAGCTGTATGACACCCAGGAAAACGCCTATCTGGACCTGAGTTCCGGCCGCGTTGATGGCGTTCTGGCTGACAAGTTTGTCAACTGGGAATGGCTCAAGAGCGATGCCGGCAAAGCCTACGAGTTCAAGGGCGAGCCGGTTTTCGACAACGACAAGATCGCCATTGCCGTGCGCAAGAACGATACCGAGCTGACCAACAAGCTGAACGCAGCACTCAAGGCCATCGTTGATAACGGCACCTACAAGACCATCAACGACAAGTACTTCCCTTTCAGCATCTATTGA
- a CDS encoding ABC transporter ATP-binding protein → MAEATPALEIRNLHKRYGDLEVLKGISLTARDGDVISILGSSGSGKSTFLRCINLLENPHQGQIIIAGEELKLKPSKNGDLVAADSRQINRMRSEIGFVFQNFNLWPHMSVLDNIIEAPRRVLGQSKAEATEVAEALLNKVGIADKRHVYPAQLSGGQQQRAAIARTLAMQPKVILFDEPTSALDPEMVQEVLAVIRALADEGRTMLLVTHEMQFARNVSSEVVFLHQGLVEEQGTPEQVFDNPLSARCKQFMSSNN, encoded by the coding sequence ATGGCCGAGGCCACGCCCGCGCTGGAAATTCGCAACCTGCATAAACGCTATGGCGACCTCGAAGTCCTCAAAGGTATCTCGCTGACTGCGCGCGATGGTGATGTCATCTCGATTCTCGGCTCGTCCGGCTCCGGCAAGTCGACCTTTTTGCGCTGCATCAACCTGCTGGAAAACCCGCATCAGGGCCAGATCATCATTGCCGGCGAAGAGCTCAAGCTGAAGCCGTCTAAGAATGGCGACCTGGTTGCCGCCGACAGCCGGCAGATCAACCGCATGCGCAGCGAAATCGGTTTCGTATTCCAGAATTTCAATCTGTGGCCACACATGAGCGTGCTCGACAATATCATCGAGGCGCCGCGCCGGGTTCTCGGCCAGAGCAAGGCCGAAGCTACCGAAGTTGCTGAAGCGCTGTTGAACAAGGTCGGTATCGCCGACAAGCGCCACGTTTATCCAGCCCAACTTTCCGGCGGTCAGCAGCAGCGCGCGGCCATTGCCCGTACGCTGGCCATGCAACCGAAGGTCATCCTGTTTGACGAGCCCACTTCCGCGCTTGACCCGGAGATGGTGCAGGAAGTGCTTGCGGTAATCCGCGCACTCGCCGATGAGGGGCGCACCATGCTGCTGGTGACCCATGAAATGCAGTTCGCGCGGAACGTATCCAGCGAAGTAGTCTTTCTCCATCAGGGTCTGGTGGAAGAGCAAGGAACGCCAGAGCAGGTTTTTGACAACCCGCTATCGGCTCGTTGTAAACAGTTCATGTCCAGTAATAACTAA